The nucleotide window GACCGACTTGCCCTAGAGCTGGACAGCGTCGAACACCACACCGGTGTCGAACGATACGAGGAGGATCGGATCCGGGACCGGAAGCTGGTGGCTCGGGGCCCATTGCGACTGACCTACGCGCAAGTGTTCGGCGATTGGGACGCCACTTACACCGACATCGCGGACATCGTCGCGCAGGGGTACCACCGCAGTCGCACGGTGCGCGGGCGCCACCCTGCGCAAAACCGCCCGTCAGAAACGGACAGTCGACAATAAGGCGCCCCGTCGCGTCCGGGGGGCGGTTTTCGCCAGCCCAAGGACTCAGTCGGCCCATCCCCGTTCGGCCATCCACTCGGTGATCGTCCCGACCGCTTCCTTCAGGCGCGGGATCTGGTCACGCCCCGAGTAGTAGTGGGTCGCTCCGGTGATCGTGTGCAGGGTCTTGTCGGGATGACCCACCGCGTCGAAGAGGCGGTGCGTGTGGCTCGGCGTGCACGCGTTGTCCGCGGAGTTGCCGATGACCAGGGCCGGAACCGCGAGATCGGCGGCGCACCGCGGGCCGTCTCCGTTCGCCTCGTCGAAGCTCCACTGGGACAGCCAGCTACGCAGGGTGGTGAACCGGGCAAGCCCGACCGGACCCATGTTGACGATCCGTGGATCTCCCAGATAACAACCGGGTGAGCGATCGCTGGGGTCGACGGTGAGGTCCAGCCAACGCGGATCGGCCATCGTCCCGTGGACGACGAATCCGTGCTCCAGCAACGGCTCACCGCGCCGGCGCAGCTCGTCGAGTCGTTCCTTGACCCATGCGGTGATCCGTCTGTTCCGGTCGATCTGCGCCGCGCGGTACCGGTCGAGGAAGTCCGCGGAGTACGGCGGCTGGTTGGGGTTCGACGGGTTGTAGAGATCCAGCTCCGGATCGCGGCGATCGGGATCGGACTCGTCGAGGATCGACGGGTCCATCCACTCGGTCAGTGTCCCGTGTCGCGACACGTGCGCGGCGAGCAGCATCATGCCGTCCGCGGCGGGCAGGTCGAGGGCTGTCAGGTCGGGTGGTTCACCGGCGGGGGTCGCGGTGACGGTCGCGTGCTGCGCCTGCTGCTGGTAGTACAGCGAGAGGGCACCCCCGCCGCTCCAACCGGCGAGGATCACCTTCTCGTAGCCCAGACGTTCGCGTGCATCCTTCACGCACGCACCGAGATCCTGCACGACCTTCTCCATGATCAACGCACTGTCGACGCCGCGATACCGGCTGTTGCAGTAGATGACATGGTGACCGGCGCGAGCGAGCGCGTTGGTCATCGGCAGGTACGCACCGCCTCCGATCGGATGCATGAAGACGATGACGTTCTTCGACGGCACGCCCCTGGGCCGCAGCAGGTAGCTCTCGAGAACGACGCTCTCGGTGACCCCGCCGTAGGTGTCCTGGTAGGCCGAGAGGTCGTCGAAGACAACGAGATAGGGAATGCGGTCGTAGTCGTGACGAGCCGGATCGGTCGTGGCGGTCATACTCGCGACTCTCCGTCGGCCGGCGCGGCGTCGGACAGGTCCGATTCGAGCATCGCCGGTGCGGCGACGAGCCGACGACGCGTGTCGATCGAGATCACCTGCCATTCCACTCGATCGAACTCGTCGAACTTGCGACGGGACCGTTCCCGTGCCCGCTCGGGAATGCCGTGATGCATGCCCTGGGGTGCGTGGGAGATCAACCCCGGCGGCATGCCGACCCCGAACATGCTGCCGCCGTGGAAGAATGCGATCTCGTCGAAATCGGTGTTGCGGTGATACCAGGGCAGACGTTCGGCGCCCTTGCGTGCCTCGGCCGGGCGCGGGAGGAAATTCATCACGTACACCCCGGTCGCCTGCATGAACAGGTGGACCGTCGGCGGCAGGTGCACGGTCTCGGACGTGATGACGTCGTAGTCCTCGATGTTGAACGCGAAGGGGAAATTGTCTCCGCGCCAGCCTTCTACGTCGAGCGGATGGAACGGGTAGAACAACGACGTCTGCCCGTCGCGCTGCCGGAACCGCACCTCGTACTCGTCTCGGCCGTCACCATCGAACGCCTCCGCCTCGGGAACGACGACGAGCGACGAATCGAAGGGAAAGAACCTGCCGAGCACTCCGGGCTCGGGAACCCGGAACTCGTCGACCGCCTCGATGATGAGCAGCAGCGACGGACCGTCCGGTACATGGCGATGCGTACACCCCTTCGGGATGTACACGTAATCGCCGGGGCGATAGGGCAATCGGCCGAACTCGGTCTCGAAGTAACCGGCACCCTCGTGGACGAAGACGAGTTCGTCGCCGTCGACCGGACGAGACCAGAAGGGAGCGGTCTCGATTCGACGGCTCAAGGAGATGCGGCAGTCCTCGTTGTGGAACATCACGAGGGGTTCGCCCGCGGGATCGGTCTGGTCGGTGGGCGTGAGATCGGTGACGATCCGATCGACCCCCGTATGGGTGCCCACCGCCCGGAACTGTGTCGGATCGTTGCGTCGGTACAGATGGGCGGTGCGACCGGTGAATCCGTACCGCCCGAGCTCATCGTCCTTCAGGTCGCCGACATCTCGGTGCACCTGCCGAGGCGTGCGCCCTGAGCGGTGCTGGATGAACGATTCCATGCCGAACTCCTGTTCTCTGCGATTTTCTGATGCTAGATTCAGGTTCAGGAGATGACAAGGGTCACACTCAGTCTCGATCCACGTGCACCGGCTCGACGATCACGTGGTTCGATGAGTGATCGGTGCGTGGAAGGAGCTCACGGTGCCGCCGACGAACAAGGGACGCCAGACCGAGGCCGCTTTTCTCGACGCGGCGCGTCGGACATTCGCCGAGAAGGGCTATCTGAACACCAAGATCGCCGACATCTCGGCAGCTGCGGGCCGCTCGACGGGTTCGTTCTACAACTACTACGACAGCAAGGACCGGTTGCTCGAAGCGTTGCTGGACCGGTTCTCCGAAGAAGTGGTGGAACAGTCGCTCGCGACGAGGCACACCGACCCGGAGGCGGGTGTCCGCGCGGCCGTGACGGCCTACTGGACGACCTACAAGAAGTACCTGCCCGAGATCATCGGCCTGTTCCAGATGTCGATGCTCGACGACGACTTCCGCGCTCGATGGCACGCCAACCGCGTGTCCGGGATCAAGCAGGTGCTGTCCGGGCTGCACGCGGCCGAACGCGCGGGCTACGCCGTGGGGCTGCCGCTCGAACCGCTGGCGTCCGCATTGGTCGCAACCCTCGAATCCAACTGCTGGACCTGGCTCGCGGTCCGCAACGACGCAGCCGGTCCCGTCCCCGACGACGACACGGCCATCGAGATCCTCACCGCCATCTGGTACCGCACCGTGTTCGGATCGGGGCCCGCGAGCCCGGCTCCCTGATCCGGGAGCCAGGAGCCAGGAGCCAGGAGCCAGGACATCCGATCACCACGGCGGCCGGATGTGTCCCCCTTGCTGTCTCGGACCGCAGCGGCGATGCTGGGGGACATGCCCATCGAGGTCCGTCCCGCGGTGATCTTCGACGACATCGCGACGATGGTCGGCCCGAAGAAGCCGACCTCGAACGTCTGCTGGTGTCTGAGTTACCGCATACCGAGCAAGCAGAACCAGGAGCTGGTCCGCGAACAGCGTGGCGAGTTCGTGAAAGAGCTGTGCGACAGCGGCATTCCGCTGGGCGTGCTCGCCTACGACGACGCGGGTGAGGTCGTCGGCTGGGCGGCCGTGTCGCCGCGCGCGGACACGAGCTTCGCGCGGAACCGGCGAATCCCCCATGTGGACGACCTCCCGGTGTGGTCGGTCTGGTGCATCCGCGTCCGTCCCGGTCATCGCAAGCAGGGGATCTCGCATGCGCTCCTCGCCGGGGCCGTCGACTACGCGCGGTCGAACGGTGCGCCGGCGATCGAGGGTTACCCCGTGGACAACAAGGGCGCCAAGGTCGATCTGACGATGGCCTACGTCGGGACCCGCGGCCTGTTCGAGAAGGCCGGATTCGTCAAGGCCGCCGACACCTCGTCGGTCCTCGCCGGGTTCCCGCGTGTGCTCATGCGCCTGGCACTGGTCTGAGCGTGCTCGCGTCGCGCCCGCGCAATACAGATCAGATCAGTTCCGCCAGTTCGCCGGTGGGTACGTGGATCCATCCCTCGCGGGTGGCGACCGGCCGATCGGCCGTGTCGGGCGACGTGGTCCGGCCGAGCTGCGCGGCGCGCGCGATCAGCGCGGTGATCACGGCGTCGAACGCGTCGTCGTCACGCGCCATCGTCTCGGCGTGATCGCCGAGATCCAGCCATGGCGCAGCCGCTTGCAGAGCGTCGGCCAGTGCGGCGAGAACCGGCACGTTCGCGGCACGCTTGTATCCGCGCGAGGTCAGTCCCCACCGCTTGAGCGCCCCCGCGGGGTACGCCTCGACCGCCCATCCGTCGACGCGGTCGTCGACGCCCAGGTCCGCGAGC belongs to Gordonia sp. KTR9 and includes:
- a CDS encoding GNAT family N-acetyltransferase, with the protein product MPIEVRPAVIFDDIATMVGPKKPTSNVCWCLSYRIPSKQNQELVREQRGEFVKELCDSGIPLGVLAYDDAGEVVGWAAVSPRADTSFARNRRIPHVDDLPVWSVWCIRVRPGHRKQGISHALLAGAVDYARSNGAPAIEGYPVDNKGAKVDLTMAYVGTRGLFEKAGFVKAADTSSVLAGFPRVLMRLALV
- a CDS encoding alpha/beta hydrolase; translated protein: MTATTDPARHDYDRIPYLVVFDDLSAYQDTYGGVTESVVLESYLLRPRGVPSKNVIVFMHPIGGGAYLPMTNALARAGHHVIYCNSRYRGVDSALIMEKVVQDLGACVKDARERLGYEKVILAGWSGGGALSLYYQQQAQHATVTATPAGEPPDLTALDLPAADGMMLLAAHVSRHGTLTEWMDPSILDESDPDRRDPELDLYNPSNPNQPPYSADFLDRYRAAQIDRNRRITAWVKERLDELRRRGEPLLEHGFVVHGTMADPRWLDLTVDPSDRSPGCYLGDPRIVNMGPVGLARFTTLRSWLSQWSFDEANGDGPRCAADLAVPALVIGNSADNACTPSHTHRLFDAVGHPDKTLHTITGATHYYSGRDQIPRLKEAVGTITEWMAERGWAD
- a CDS encoding TetR/AcrR family transcriptional regulator — encoded protein: MPPTNKGRQTEAAFLDAARRTFAEKGYLNTKIADISAAAGRSTGSFYNYYDSKDRLLEALLDRFSEEVVEQSLATRHTDPEAGVRAAVTAYWTTYKKYLPEIIGLFQMSMLDDDFRARWHANRVSGIKQVLSGLHAAERAGYAVGLPLEPLASALVATLESNCWTWLAVRNDAAGPVPDDDTAIEILTAIWYRTVFGSGPASPAP
- a CDS encoding homogentisate 1,2-dioxygenase — translated: MESFIQHRSGRTPRQVHRDVGDLKDDELGRYGFTGRTAHLYRRNDPTQFRAVGTHTGVDRIVTDLTPTDQTDPAGEPLVMFHNEDCRISLSRRIETAPFWSRPVDGDELVFVHEGAGYFETEFGRLPYRPGDYVYIPKGCTHRHVPDGPSLLLIIEAVDEFRVPEPGVLGRFFPFDSSLVVVPEAEAFDGDGRDEYEVRFRQRDGQTSLFYPFHPLDVEGWRGDNFPFAFNIEDYDVITSETVHLPPTVHLFMQATGVYVMNFLPRPAEARKGAERLPWYHRNTDFDEIAFFHGGSMFGVGMPPGLISHAPQGMHHGIPERARERSRRKFDEFDRVEWQVISIDTRRRLVAAPAMLESDLSDAAPADGESRV